ACAGATGGTTGTTGGCGGTTGGCCGGCCCACGGGCATTGCGTTGCCTGTTTCGTCCTGCATCCGGGTCAACGGATGGAAGGCGACGTCGTCCGAGCATTCCGCCGGGCCGTAGGCGTTCATCAGCGGGACATGACCGAAGCGACTCAACCACGCCTGGGCCAACGCGGGTGGCAGGGCTTCGCCGGTGGGCAGCAACCAGCGCAAGGCCGCCAGTTGCGTATTGCCATCGGACAGGTCGAGCAACGCGCGGATCATGGTCGGCACCGCTTCGAGCACCGTCAGTCGCTGCTGTTCCAGCGCCTGCAACAGCCGCTCGGGGTCGTGGGCAATGACGTCCGGCAGGATATGCACCGTGGCACCGAGGATCGGCGCGGCGAGGAACTGCCAGACCGAAATGTCGAACGCCGGGGAGGCGGTCTGGGCAATGCGATCATCCCCCGACAGGCCCAGGGTCGGCACCTTGCCGAAGATGTTGTTGAGCATGCCCCGTTGCTCGACCATCGCGCCTTTCGGCGTGCCGGTGGAGCCCGAGGTGAAGATCACGTAGGCCAGGTCGTCCGGGCTGCCCGCCACGTTGAGCGGCGAGGCATCACCCGCCAGCCACAGGTTTTGGGTGCGCAGGCGCAGCGGCTTGACGCTGCTGGCGGCCAGCGCCGGTTCGATCACCGGGTCGGCACTGGCGCAGGTCATGAGGATCCGCGCCCCGGACAGTTCGAGGATCTCGCTCAGCCGTTGTGGCGGATGCTTGATGTCCAGCGGCAGGTAGGCGGCACCGGCCTTGAGCACGGCAATCATCATGCTCAGCAACGGCAGGCCGCGTTCGCCGACCAGCGCCACCAGAGTGTCGCGACCGGCGCCGGTCTCGATCAGCGCGCGGGCCAGGCGGTTGGAGCGCAGGTCCAGTTCGGCGTAGGTCAGGCTGTCGTCGCCGCACACGGCTGCGATGCGCTGCGGGTTCGCCGCTACCTGCCCGGCGAACAGCTGCGCGTAGGTCTGGTCCAGCGGGAAGTCCAGCTCACTGCGGTTCCAGTCCACCAGCAAAGTCTGGCGTTCCTCTGGCGTGAGCAGCGACAGCGAACCCAGCGGCGCTTCAGGCTCGGCGACCATCTGCGTCAGCAACTGGCGCAGGTGGCCGAGCATGCGCTGCACGGTGTCGGTGTCGAAACGCGCGGCATCGTAGGTCAGGCGAATGCCCAGGCGATCGCCGGGGTAGAGCACCACGGTCATCGGGTAGTTGGTGTGCACGCGGTCTTCGTAAATGTCGACGTTGAAGTCCACCTGACGGTCTGACAGACCGGCATCGAACGGCGCGTTTTCAAACACCACCAGGCTGTCGAACAGCGAGCGACCGTGCTCGACTTCGCTCCAGCGCTGGATGTCCACCAGCGGCGCATGCTCATAGGCGCGCAGCTCGAAGTTGTGGGCGAACAGCGCCTGCAACCACGGCACCACAGCTTGCGCATCATCGACCTTGACCCGCAGCGGCAGGCTGTTGATGAACAGGCCGACGATGTCTTCCACGCCGGGCAATTCGGTCGGACGCCCGGAAACCGTGACCCCGAACAGCACGTCGTCGCTGCCGCTGTAACGGGACAGCAGCAAGGCCCAGGCGCCCTGAATCCAGGTGTTGGGCGTCAGTTGATGCTGTTGGCACAGCGTGGTGAGGGCGCGGGTGTCGGCAATCGACAGGGTGACGTCGAGGTTGGCCACCGCTTCCACCGCTTGTTCGGCCACGGCCGGGCGGTCCACCACCAGCGGCGTCGGTGCGCTGAAACCGGCCAGTTCGCGGGTCCAGAAATCTTCGGTGATGCGGCTGTCCTGGCACTGCAGCCAGTGAATGTAATGGCTGAACGACGGCAGCAACGGACGCGCCGCCGGCTGGCCCAGCACCCGTGCCTGATAGTGGGCGAACAGGTCGGCCATCAACAGGCCGAAGCACCAGGCATCGGTGAGGATGTGATGGAAACTGCGCACGATCAGAAACTCCTGATCGGCCACCTGGAACACCCGCAGGAAGGTCAGCGGCGGGCGACGCATGTCGAAGCCCTGGCGGCATTCGGCGTCCAGCACCGCATTCATCTGGCGCTGGCGGCTGGCCTCGTCGAGGTGGCGCCAGTCGTACCAGGCGAAGGCCGGGTCGGTGTCGCGGTACACGCATTGCAGCGCCGCCTTGCCGTCCTGCCACCAGAAGCCGGTGCGCAGCATCGGGTGCCGGGCCAGCTGTTGCGCCCAGGCGTATTCCATGGCGCTGCGGTCCAGCTCGCCGTCCCAGCGGTAGCGTTGCTGCATCAGGTAGATGCCGCTGTTGGGGCGCAGCAGGGTGTGCAGCAGCATGCCTTCCTGCATCGGCGACAGGGGCAGCAGGTCATCGATGCCGGCCCAGTCGAAATTCGCGCCCAGCACGGACAGGTCATGCCCGGCGGCCCGGCACAGCGGGAACGCGTGGGCGCCGGGGCTGGCGTGCTCGGCGGCGTCGGCCAGTTGGTTCAGGCGCTGTTCCAGCGCCTGGGCCCAATGTTCGGCGCCGGGACCACGGCAATCGATATGCAAGTAGCCCTGTTGCAGGCTGACGGACAGGGTCAGGCCACTGGCATCGAGCGGCGCGCCGGCGGCGATAACGTCGCCCAACGGGCCTTCGTGGGCCAGCCAGTCGCCGGCCATGACGATATGCACCGCCGGTTGCGGCAGGCTCAGCAGCGGTTCGCGCAGGTAGTCGTTGTCGGCCAGGTAACGCAGCACGCCGTAGTCGTCACCGGCGTGGGGCGCGGCGGCCAGTTGCGCATCGACCTGTGCCAGCCAGCCGGCGGCGTTGGCGGCCGGGGCAATGCTCAGGCGCAGGGGAACGGCGTGGCTCAGGGCGCCGATCACCGTGGCCGGGTCGAAGTCGGTGCGGCTCAGGGCGCTGGTGAGCGGCAAGCGCGCACGTTCGCAACGCCCGCGATCCAGGCTCAGCCAGACGTCTTGAACAGCGCTGTGTTCTGCCAGCTCCACGGCGACGGCTGTCGCCACCAACGACGACCACGGCGCATGGCTGCGGCGTTGCAGCAGGTTCAGGCGAGCGCTCAGCGATTCGGCAATGTGCACGTGGCTGGTCGATGCCGGGGCGTCCATTTGCGGGGCAGGCGAGGCGCTTTCACCGGCATATTGCAGCCAGTATTCCCAGGCCGATTCCAGGCCGTCTTCATCAGCGGCGCGGGTGGCTTGATGCTCGGCCCATTCGTCCGGATGGCCGCCGTGATGCGGCAACTCGATGGCGCGGTCGTGTTGCGCCTGCGCCACGGCCAGCGCCAGGTCGGTCATCAGCAACGCCCAGGAAGCGGCATCCAGACGCAGGGCATGGGTCACCAGCAGTACGGCGTCGCCCTGTTCCGACAGGCAGGCGTGCCAGCCTTCGCCGGCGCTGTGGTCCAGCTTGGCGAGGGTGGTTTCGGCCAGCTCGGCCAGCGCTTTCGAGTCGTCGATGTTCAGCGGCTGACGGCTGGCACTGACCGCTTTCGGCGTGCCCGGCAGCGTCTGTTTCCAGCGGCCATCGGCCTGTTCGGCCAAACCGAGTTGCAGCGCCCGGTGCTGCTTCTGCAAGGCCAGCACCGCGCGGTTCAGTACTTCGACGCTGATCTGTTCGTGCAGCGCCACGCAACGCCAGTCAGCCGTTAGTGGACCGGCTTCAAGGCGTGCATGTTGGCCCGCCGTCAGCGGCACATGACGGGCGACAGCGGCGGTGTCGCGGCTATAGTTCGCGCCCTGGCCGAGCACCGCCGAGATCTCGGCGATGGTGCGGTTTTCGAACAGCTGCTTGGGGGGCAGCTTCATGCCGCGCTGGTGGGCGCGGGCGATGATTTGCAGGTTGAGAATCGAGTCGCCACCGAGGGCGAAGAAGTTGTCGTGGATGCCCACGCGCTCGACTTGCAGCACGTCCTGCCAGATCTCGGCGAAGGCGATTTCCACCGCGTCGCGCGGCGCCACGTAACTGTCCTGGCTGACTGGCGCGTCGGGCAGCGGCAGGCGGGCGATGTCCGGCTTGCCGTTGGCGTTGAGCGGGATCGCGTCCAGCGCAATGAAGTCCGCCGGCACCATGTAGTCCGGTACGCGCAGGGCGAGGTCGGAGCGCAGTTTTTCCGTGGACAGCGAGGTGCTGGCCACCACCCAGGCGATCAGCCGTGGCGTTTCGTTGGCCGGTTGCACCACGCGCACCAGCACTTGCTCGATGTTGCCCGACAGGCGCTTGATCTGCGCTTCGACTTCACCCAGCTCGATGCGGTAGCCACGCAACTTGATCTGATTGTCGACGCGGCCGAGGAACGCCAGTTCGCCGGATTCCAGCCAGCGCACACGGTCACCGGTGCGGTAGGCGCGGGACAGGTCGGCGACGGCGGTGAAACGGGCGGCGGTTTGTGCCGCATCGCCCAGGTAGTCGATGGCCAGGCCTTCGCCGCCGACCCACAGCTCGCCCGGAACGCCGACCGGCACGGCTTGGCCGTGGCTGTCGAGCACGCGCAACTGGCGGTTCGGTTGCGGATGGCCCAGCGGCTGGACCCCGGCCAGTGGCTGGTCGATGCGCGACAGGCAAATGCCCACGGCGCTTTCGGTCGGGCCGTAGTGGTTGTACACCGCAAGCTCCGGGCGCAGCGCGCGGACGTTGTCCAGCAAACTGCCTTGCAGCGCTTCGCCACCGAGCAGTAGGGCACGACGGGGCAGCAGATCCGCATTCGGATGGGCCGCCAGCAGTCCGTGCAGGTGGTTCGGTGTGAGCTTGACCAGATCCGGGGTGAATTCTCTGAACAGCTGCGCCAATGCGTTCGGATCGGCGCGGGTATCGTCGTCCACCAGCAACAGGCTGCCACCGCTGGCCAATGCGCCGAACAGCTGGGTGTAGCCGAGGTCGGCGGCCAGGGTCGAAAGCAGTGCATGGCGCCACGGTTGTTCGGCTTCGGCGCAACCCAGCTGCGCCAGAATGCCACTGACGTAAGCGACGATGGCGCGGTGCGACAGACGCACGCCTTTTGGCGTGCCGGTGGAGCCGGAGGTGTAGATCACATAGGCGCAGGCCTGTTGATCCACCGCCGGCAGGTCGATGCCGGCGGCACGGGCCGAAGCGTCGATCAGTTGCGCGGACGCGGTGTCGAAGGCCGGCGTGCCGATGATGAAGTCGACGTCGGCACTGGCCATCAACGCACCCAGGCGCGATGCGGGCTGACCCAGGTCCAGCGGCAGGAAGCAGCCGCCGGCCTGCATCACCGCCAGCAGCGAGACCACGGCGTCGTTGCCACGGGGCAGGGCCAGGGCCACGCGATCACCGGGTTGCAGACCACGCTGGATCAAGGCGCCGGCCAGATCGCTGGAGGCTTGCAGCAGTTCGCCGTAGCTCAGTGCGCCGCTGGCATCGCGCACCGCTTCGCGCTCGGGATGGCGGCGAGCCTGGGCGGCGATCAATTCGTGCAGCGGGGCGGTTGGCAACTCAAGGGTTGCACCGTTGCCCCAGCTACGCGTCAGGTTCAGATCCTGCGCCGGGCACAGCGGCACTTCGGCCAGAGGCCGGGCAGTATCGCGGCTGATTTCGTTCAGCAGCGCGACCAGTTGCTGCAACAGCCGCGCGCCGGCCGCGTCTGACAGGCGTTTGCGCTGATGCACCAGGTGCAGTTGCAGGCCGTCGCCTTCCAGCGAGGCGATCAAGGACATCGGGTAGTTGTTGCGCCCGCCGGTGTGGCGCAGCGGCGCGGCGTGCTCGGCATCGGGCAGGCCGAACAGGTTGTCGTCGATCTGGTCCAGTTCGGTGGGGAACGGGAAGTTTTCGAAGACCATGATCGCTTCGAACAACTCGCCACCGGGGGGTAGTGAGGTCAGCGCGCGCAAGCTCGCCAGCGGCGTGTGCTCATGCTCGCGCATCTCGACGTTCCAGTCCTGGATGCCCGCCAGCCATTGGCCCACGGTTGGTGCATCGTCCCAACGCACTCGCAGTGGCAAGGTGTTGATGAACAGCCCGACCATGCGCTCGGCGCCGCTCAAGCGCTGCGGACGCCCGGCCACGGTGACGCCGATCAAGGCTTCGTCGGTGCCGTTGTGGCGACCCAGCAGGTAAGCGTAAGCCGCTTGCAGCAGGGTGTTGAGGGTCAGGTTGTTGTCCCGGGCGAAGCCGTTCAGGCGCGCGGTGGTCGCGGCGTCCAGTGCCAGCGAGTGCTCGGTGCAGGGCAACTGCGCGTCGATTTGGTCGACCAGCAGGCCGCGCGGATCGAGTTCGGGCACGCGGGTGGTGGTGGCGAAATCCGCCAGACGACTGCGCCAGAACTCATCCGCCGCCGGGCGTTCACCGAGGTAGGCCACGTAGTCCTGAAACGGACGCACGGTCTCCAGCAACGGTTTTTCGCCACGACGTGCCGCGCGATAGAGGTCGCGCCATTCGGCCAGCAGCGAGCCGACGCTCCAGCCATCGAGCAACAGATGATGGTGGGTCCACAGCAGCGACCAGCGCGATTGCCCGCTCTGATCGTCCAGTCGGGCCAGGGTCAGGCGCATCAGTGGCGCGGCGCTCAGTTCGAACGCCTGGGCGTGATCTTCCGCCGCCAGTGCGGCCAAGCCTTGCGGGTTGCCGCGCAGGTCGACTTCGCGCAGCGGCAGTTCGACGTCCTTGAGGATGACCTGGAAGGCGTCGTCCAGTTCTTCCCAGAGGAACGCGGTGCGCAGCACGCCGTGGCGCTGCATCAGGGACATCCAGGCCTGGCGGAAGGCAGCGATATCCAGCTCACCGGCCAGGCCGATGTTCATCTGCTGGTAGTACACCCGCGATTCGGGGGCATAGGCCTCGTGGTACAGCAGGCCTTTTTGCAGGGGAGTCAGCGAATAGATGTTTTCGATTTGGTCATGCATGGCAGCAGTGTTCAATCCAGAAATACGAAGAGGCACGTGCGCCGCCGGCGGCGCACTCCGAAGTCAGGTACAGGGCGATGGCGGGGCTCA
This genomic interval from Pseudomonas putida contains the following:
- a CDS encoding non-ribosomal peptide synthetase, which encodes MHDQIENIYSLTPLQKGLLYHEAYAPESRVYYQQMNIGLAGELDIAAFRQAWMSLMQRHGVLRTAFLWEELDDAFQVILKDVELPLREVDLRGNPQGLAALAAEDHAQAFELSAAPLMRLTLARLDDQSGQSRWSLLWTHHHLLLDGWSVGSLLAEWRDLYRAARRGEKPLLETVRPFQDYVAYLGERPAADEFWRSRLADFATTTRVPELDPRGLLVDQIDAQLPCTEHSLALDAATTARLNGFARDNNLTLNTLLQAAYAYLLGRHNGTDEALIGVTVAGRPQRLSGAERMVGLFINTLPLRVRWDDAPTVGQWLAGIQDWNVEMREHEHTPLASLRALTSLPPGGELFEAIMVFENFPFPTELDQIDDNLFGLPDAEHAAPLRHTGGRNNYPMSLIASLEGDGLQLHLVHQRKRLSDAAGARLLQQLVALLNEISRDTARPLAEVPLCPAQDLNLTRSWGNGATLELPTAPLHELIAAQARRHPEREAVRDASGALSYGELLQASSDLAGALIQRGLQPGDRVALALPRGNDAVVSLLAVMQAGGCFLPLDLGQPASRLGALMASADVDFIIGTPAFDTASAQLIDASARAAGIDLPAVDQQACAYVIYTSGSTGTPKGVRLSHRAIVAYVSGILAQLGCAEAEQPWRHALLSTLAADLGYTQLFGALASGGSLLLVDDDTRADPNALAQLFREFTPDLVKLTPNHLHGLLAAHPNADLLPRRALLLGGEALQGSLLDNVRALRPELAVYNHYGPTESAVGICLSRIDQPLAGVQPLGHPQPNRQLRVLDSHGQAVPVGVPGELWVGGEGLAIDYLGDAAQTAARFTAVADLSRAYRTGDRVRWLESGELAFLGRVDNQIKLRGYRIELGEVEAQIKRLSGNIEQVLVRVVQPANETPRLIAWVVASTSLSTEKLRSDLALRVPDYMVPADFIALDAIPLNANGKPDIARLPLPDAPVSQDSYVAPRDAVEIAFAEIWQDVLQVERVGIHDNFFALGGDSILNLQIIARAHQRGMKLPPKQLFENRTIAEISAVLGQGANYSRDTAAVARHVPLTAGQHARLEAGPLTADWRCVALHEQISVEVLNRAVLALQKQHRALQLGLAEQADGRWKQTLPGTPKAVSASRQPLNIDDSKALAELAETTLAKLDHSAGEGWHACLSEQGDAVLLVTHALRLDAASWALLMTDLALAVAQAQHDRAIELPHHGGHPDEWAEHQATRAADEDGLESAWEYWLQYAGESASPAPQMDAPASTSHVHIAESLSARLNLLQRRSHAPWSSLVATAVAVELAEHSAVQDVWLSLDRGRCERARLPLTSALSRTDFDPATVIGALSHAVPLRLSIAPAANAAGWLAQVDAQLAAAPHAGDDYGVLRYLADNDYLREPLLSLPQPAVHIVMAGDWLAHEGPLGDVIAAGAPLDASGLTLSVSLQQGYLHIDCRGPGAEHWAQALEQRLNQLADAAEHASPGAHAFPLCRAAGHDLSVLGANFDWAGIDDLLPLSPMQEGMLLHTLLRPNSGIYLMQQRYRWDGELDRSAMEYAWAQQLARHPMLRTGFWWQDGKAALQCVYRDTDPAFAWYDWRHLDEASRQRQMNAVLDAECRQGFDMRRPPLTFLRVFQVADQEFLIVRSFHHILTDAWCFGLLMADLFAHYQARVLGQPAARPLLPSFSHYIHWLQCQDSRITEDFWTRELAGFSAPTPLVVDRPAVAEQAVEAVANLDVTLSIADTRALTTLCQQHQLTPNTWIQGAWALLLSRYSGSDDVLFGVTVSGRPTELPGVEDIVGLFINSLPLRVKVDDAQAVVPWLQALFAHNFELRAYEHAPLVDIQRWSEVEHGRSLFDSLVVFENAPFDAGLSDRQVDFNVDIYEDRVHTNYPMTVVLYPGDRLGIRLTYDAARFDTDTVQRMLGHLRQLLTQMVAEPEAPLGSLSLLTPEERQTLLVDWNRSELDFPLDQTYAQLFAGQVAANPQRIAAVCGDDSLTYAELDLRSNRLARALIETGAGRDTLVALVGERGLPLLSMMIAVLKAGAAYLPLDIKHPPQRLSEILELSGARILMTCASADPVIEPALAASSVKPLRLRTQNLWLAGDASPLNVAGSPDDLAYVIFTSGSTGTPKGAMVEQRGMLNNIFGKVPTLGLSGDDRIAQTASPAFDISVWQFLAAPILGATVHILPDVIAHDPERLLQALEQQRLTVLEAVPTMIRALLDLSDGNTQLAALRWLLPTGEALPPALAQAWLSRFGHVPLMNAYGPAECSDDVAFHPLTRMQDETGNAMPVGRPTANNHLYLVDSALRAVPVGVPGEICVGGVGVGRGYLNDPDKTRAAFVDHPFEPGARFYRTGDLGRWRADGVLEFLGRRDQQVKIRGHRIELGEIEDHLGRHPAVQAVAVIVNADQRGDLQLVAYWVGDDTPVAALRDWLGQRLPSYMVPAHWVRLEALPQNANGKVDRKQLTARQLDHQELSEQRPLGSETEQQLGAIWAQILNLSAIGADDNFFALGGHSLLATLVVSRIRSQLAVELPLRAVFDHPVLENLARAIDNARLQAAPVALPAITQASRSQALPLSFAQQRLWFLEQLNPGSSGFNIPFALTLTGALNVEALRLAFEQLVARHEVLRSSVHSDHGEPWQRIEAAQPFALPISDLQQVEAKEPAIEAQLAEVFGQPFDLTQAPLIRARLLQLDGQTHVLAIALHHIAVDAWSIAQLVEQLASDYAAFGTGSAGIETPALQYADFAVWQRTHLPGPVWQQQLGYWRQQLQASPAPLLLPGAPAQGQAHGCARHRSRLPVSLAQAITQLATAREASPFMVLHSALNVLLHQQTGRDDLLVGTDIANRHHQQTEDMVGFFVNQLVLRCRVTPQQTFAQLLGDARRVALDAFAHQDLPFDALVADLLPQRDARYTPFFQVKLVVQNTRQQDLQLPGLAISERELAPQAADVDLLINVVDDGEGLLVVYDYDTRRYAAAYIELLDSLFVCLLEQLAQNADLNVAQLLAPLNQLQQSRREQAQQAMREAGSARQSTLGQARRRSVVKDAEQ